In Montipora capricornis isolate CH-2021 chromosome 4, ASM3666992v2, whole genome shotgun sequence, a single genomic region encodes these proteins:
- the LOC138046657 gene encoding E3 SUMO-protein ligase KIAA1586-like, whose translation MSSKSSCLTEGQSVPGQKQTAVAAKLSTVVQPDVKMSSASIKHKMHHKWEDEFPWLTCREEGEALLCSLCCDAPHVAGKNQFLTGCTSTKKETMQKHAASNGHLRAQAAALAKQKPVCQGPIAQSLARGIGRSMQEEKDRKEVTVKITTAYILAKEEIPQGLIDLQIKNGLELTSTYGNNKTCVEIVSILGGLENETVFCRYVLDGHPVNPLIGHKAVEHANAEGLKDAICATFEAVDVSCESKLVPFGADGSSVNLGKKSGLATLLKKAIPYLVDFHCLPCRLELALLELQNSCKSVEDVYTVLHLIWKTYHYSPKSVRALKSVADELQINLLKPTQVRGSMHKDTTYQGSGRQDFY comes from the exons ATGAGTTCAAAAAGTTCTTGCCTCACTGAAGGTCAATCTGTACCTGGTCAGAAACAAACTGCTGTGGCCGCTAAACTCAGCACGGTCGTACAGCCAGATGTTAAAATGTCATCAGCGTCGATAAAGCACAAGATGCATCATAAATGGGAGGATGAGTTTCCGTGGCTTACTTGTAGAGAAGAAGGCGAAGCCTTGCTATGTAGTTTGTGTTGTGATGCCCCACACGTAGCAGGAAAGAATCAGTTCCTGACAGGTTGTACCTCCACTAAGAAAGAAACCATGCAAAAGCACGCCGCCAGTAATGGTCATTTACGTGCCCAGGCAGCCGCGCTTGCTAAACAGAAGCCAGTGTGTCAGGGACCAATAGCCCAAAGTTTGGCCAGAGGTATAGGAAGGAGCATGCAGGAAGAGAAAGATCGGAAAGAAGTAACAGTTAAGATCACGACAGCCTACATCCTCGCGAAAGAAGAAATCCCTCAGGGGCTTATCGATTTGCAAATAAAGAATGGCCTGGAGTTAACCTCTACTTACGGGAATAACAAAACTTGTGTTGAGATAGTATCCATCCTCG GAGGCCTGGAAAACGAAACTGTTTTCTGTCGATATGTGCTGGATGGTCACCCAGTTAACCCGTTAATTGGCCACAAAGCTGTTGAACACGCAAATGCAGAAG gatTAAAGGATGCCATTTGTGCGACGTTCGAAGCGGTCGACGTAAGCTGCGAGTCTAAACTAGTTCCTTTTGGCGCAGACGGTTCATCGGTAAACCTTGGAAAGAAGTCTGGGCTTGCAACCCTTCTGAAAAAAGCCATACCTTATTTAGTGGACTTCCATTGTCTGCCTTGTCGACTTGAGCTCGCCCTCTTAGAACTCCAGAACAGCTGTAAATCAGTAGAAGATGTTTACACCGTGCTACACCTGATCTGGAAGACGTATCACTACAGCCCAAAAAGTGTGCGTGCTCTGAAATCCGTCGCTGATGAGCTACAAATCAACTTACTCAAGCCCACACAAGTAagaggctctatgcacaaagacaccacttaccaggggagtggcaggcaagacttttactga